From the Pomacea canaliculata isolate SZHN2017 linkage group LG4, ASM307304v1, whole genome shotgun sequence genome, one window contains:
- the LOC112562165 gene encoding collagen alpha-5(VI) chain-like isoform X2: MSLPKLLLPLFLFSQVIVANPSYRELEELADLLAVEKRLLLANTDDDDFITVCTQEPIELALVIDASSSIHPRDFQLGQQFLHEFLNQYDIGPGRNQVRVAAVTFGYEVYVNDAFYLNSFKTKEEVLNAVQNMPFRAGLRTDTGDAIKFMREKQMVKTRAWAPKFAVVLTDGNSQRTEYTKQQAALARAENITMFALGVGKAVKEQELLNIAGDPSRVLRADSYSELDEEKRKELTKQTCVSKPKPTTTTTTTTTTTPPPPMEEPCSIKYPSDINFIFSPAALGVDATGWVTQFISHTITNEELENSFQYGVVSGDCPDDEGFRLNQYTDIPSIRARLDRYDRNNLPNLIRSASNKFSASNGGRTDAVKVAVIFLGNAKVDSKYLDSSIQELLASGVQVFVSRTDPGIRVNLPPSVRLLEEGSSISQATELVSHICHLDDKEW, from the exons ATGTCGCTTCCCAAGCTACTGCTtccactgtttcttttttctcag GTGATTGTTGCGAATCCATCTTACCGTGAGTTGGAGGAGCTGGCGGACCTGCTTGCTGTGG AAAAGCGTCTCTTGCTTGCAAACACAGATGACGACGATTTCATAACAG TGTGTACACAAGAACCCATCGAGCTGGCCCTGGTGATTGACGCCAGCAGCAGTATTCACCCGAGGGACTTTCAGTTAGGGCAGCAGTTTCTTCACGAATTCTTGAACCAGTATGACATCGGCCCAGGCAGAAACCAG GTGCGAGTGGCCGCGGTGACGTTCGGGTACGAGGTGTATGTGAACGACGCCTTCTACCTTAACTCCTTCAAGACCAAGGAGGAAGTGCTCAATGCGGTCCAGAACATGCCCTTCCGCGCTGGCCTGAGGACGGATACCGGAGATGCCATCAAATTCATGCGCGAGAAGCAAATGGTCAAGACCCGGGCCTGGGCACCCAAGTTCGCCGTGGTCCTCACGGACGGCAACTCTCAGAG GACAGAGTACACGAAGCAGCAGGCCGCCCTCGCGCGTGCCGAGAACATCACGATGTTCGCCTTGGGAGTGGGCAAGGCGGTGAAGGAACAGGAGCTGCTCAACATCGCCGGCGACCCAAGTCGCGTGCTGCGTGCCGATAGCTACAGCGAACTGGACGAGGAAAAACGGAAGGAGCTGACCAAGCAGACCTGCGTCT CAAAACCAAAGCCTACAACAACTACTACGACGACTACAACCacaaccccacccccaccaatGGAAGAAC CTTGCAGTATCAAATACCCGAGTGACATCAACTTCATCTTCAGCCCGGCGGCCCTGGGTGTTGATGCCACAGGCTGGGTCACCCAGTTCATCTcccacaccatcaccaacgaggAACTGGAGAATAGTTTTCAG TACGGCGTGGTCAGCGGAGATTGTCCCGACGATGAGGGCTTCCGTCTGAACCAGTACACCGATATCCCTTCCATCCGAGCCCGCTTGGATCGCTACGACCGCAACAACCTTCCAAACCTCATCAGAAGTGCTTCCAACAAATTCTCCGCAAGTAATGGTGGGCGGACCGATGCTGTGAAGGTGGCGGTCATCTTCCTCGGCAACGCCAAG GTGGACTCCAAATACCTGGACTCATCCATCCAGGAGTTGCTGGCCTCAGGTGTGCAGGTATTTGTGTCACGCACTGACCCCGGCATCAGAGTCAACCTTCCCCCCTCTGTGCGTCTGCTGGAGGAGGGCTCCTCTATCAGTCAGGCAACGGAACTGGTATCGCACATCTGTCACCTGGACGACAAG
- the LOC112562165 gene encoding collagen alpha-5(VI) chain-like isoform X1: MSLPKLLLPLFLFSQVIVANPSYRELEELADLLAVEKRLLLANTDDDDFITVCTQEPIELALVIDASSSIHPRDFQLGQQFLHEFLNQYDIGPGRNQVRVAAVTFGYEVYVNDAFYLNSFKTKEEVLNAVQNMPFRAGLRTDTGDAIKFMREKQMVKTRAWAPKFAVVLTDGNSQRTEYTKQQAALARAENITMFALGVGKAVKEQELLNIAGDPSRVLRADSYSELDEEKRKELTKQTCVSKPKPTTTTTTTTTTTPPPPMEEPCSIKYPSDINFIFSPAALGVDATGWVTQFISHTITNEELENSFQYGVVSGDCPDDEGFRLNQYTDIPSIRARLDRYDRNNLPNLIRSASNKFSASNGGRTDAVKVAVIFLGNAKVDSKYLDSSIQELLASGVQVFVSRTDPGIRVNLPPSVRLLEEGSSISQATELVSHICHLDDKEKESSPENEEEKKPDC, from the exons ATGTCGCTTCCCAAGCTACTGCTtccactgtttcttttttctcag GTGATTGTTGCGAATCCATCTTACCGTGAGTTGGAGGAGCTGGCGGACCTGCTTGCTGTGG AAAAGCGTCTCTTGCTTGCAAACACAGATGACGACGATTTCATAACAG TGTGTACACAAGAACCCATCGAGCTGGCCCTGGTGATTGACGCCAGCAGCAGTATTCACCCGAGGGACTTTCAGTTAGGGCAGCAGTTTCTTCACGAATTCTTGAACCAGTATGACATCGGCCCAGGCAGAAACCAG GTGCGAGTGGCCGCGGTGACGTTCGGGTACGAGGTGTATGTGAACGACGCCTTCTACCTTAACTCCTTCAAGACCAAGGAGGAAGTGCTCAATGCGGTCCAGAACATGCCCTTCCGCGCTGGCCTGAGGACGGATACCGGAGATGCCATCAAATTCATGCGCGAGAAGCAAATGGTCAAGACCCGGGCCTGGGCACCCAAGTTCGCCGTGGTCCTCACGGACGGCAACTCTCAGAG GACAGAGTACACGAAGCAGCAGGCCGCCCTCGCGCGTGCCGAGAACATCACGATGTTCGCCTTGGGAGTGGGCAAGGCGGTGAAGGAACAGGAGCTGCTCAACATCGCCGGCGACCCAAGTCGCGTGCTGCGTGCCGATAGCTACAGCGAACTGGACGAGGAAAAACGGAAGGAGCTGACCAAGCAGACCTGCGTCT CAAAACCAAAGCCTACAACAACTACTACGACGACTACAACCacaaccccacccccaccaatGGAAGAAC CTTGCAGTATCAAATACCCGAGTGACATCAACTTCATCTTCAGCCCGGCGGCCCTGGGTGTTGATGCCACAGGCTGGGTCACCCAGTTCATCTcccacaccatcaccaacgaggAACTGGAGAATAGTTTTCAG TACGGCGTGGTCAGCGGAGATTGTCCCGACGATGAGGGCTTCCGTCTGAACCAGTACACCGATATCCCTTCCATCCGAGCCCGCTTGGATCGCTACGACCGCAACAACCTTCCAAACCTCATCAGAAGTGCTTCCAACAAATTCTCCGCAAGTAATGGTGGGCGGACCGATGCTGTGAAGGTGGCGGTCATCTTCCTCGGCAACGCCAAG GTGGACTCCAAATACCTGGACTCATCCATCCAGGAGTTGCTGGCCTCAGGTGTGCAGGTATTTGTGTCACGCACTGACCCCGGCATCAGAGTCAACCTTCCCCCCTCTGTGCGTCTGCTGGAGGAGGGCTCCTCTATCAGTCAGGCAACGGAACTGGTATCGCACATCTGTCACCTGGACGACAAG